A stretch of Kaistella flava (ex Peng et al. 2021) DNA encodes these proteins:
- the gndA gene encoding NADP-dependent phosphogluconate dehydrogenase, protein MKHENINQSSFGMIGLGTMGSNLLQNIADHGYSCSGYDNDPKKVDTVNKLGNDNIHAFSDIKDFVQNLKSPKIVMMLVPAGKIVDSVIAELLQVMDKGDIIIDGGNSHFTDTEKRFEDLEKKGYHFVGMGVSGGEEGARKGPSMMPGGDKKAYETIKPILEKIAAHVNGAPTVAYMGERSAGHFVKMVHNGIEYALMQLISETYEFMKSGLQMDDKEIHDVFKKWNEGRLKSYLIEITRDIFAYKKKGEDHLFFNDIKDEAKAKGTGKWTSQAAMDLAVPVPMIDIAVSMRDLSKYKELRTEASKLYPDATKSDLKDKTESIEKLEQAFYFSMVSAYAQGMHLLDQANVEFKYNLNLDVIAKIWRGGCIIRSEFLEDIYAAYKNNPKLAHLFLDDSIHKSLVKSIPGIRNVVSEAVLSGIAVPTYSVALSYFDNVRSEEMPANLIQAQRDFFGSHTYELKGKEGVFHTDWEDPNH, encoded by the coding sequence ATGAAACACGAAAATATAAATCAAAGCTCTTTCGGAATGATTGGCCTCGGAACAATGGGTTCTAACCTTTTACAAAATATTGCTGACCACGGATACAGCTGTTCCGGATATGACAATGATCCTAAAAAAGTCGATACCGTTAATAAATTAGGTAACGATAATATTCATGCTTTTTCAGATATTAAGGATTTTGTTCAAAATTTAAAAAGTCCTAAAATCGTGATGATGTTAGTTCCCGCCGGGAAAATTGTTGATTCTGTGATTGCAGAATTACTGCAGGTTATGGACAAAGGAGATATTATTATCGATGGTGGAAATTCACATTTTACAGATACGGAAAAGCGTTTTGAAGATTTAGAAAAAAAAGGATATCACTTCGTTGGAATGGGTGTTTCTGGTGGTGAAGAAGGCGCAAGAAAAGGACCGAGCATGATGCCTGGCGGAGATAAAAAAGCTTATGAAACCATAAAACCTATTCTGGAGAAAATCGCTGCGCATGTCAATGGTGCACCTACTGTTGCCTACATGGGCGAACGTTCTGCCGGACATTTCGTGAAAATGGTACACAACGGAATTGAATATGCTTTAATGCAACTCATTTCTGAAACCTACGAATTCATGAAAAGTGGACTTCAAATGGATGATAAAGAAATACATGACGTTTTTAAAAAATGGAATGAAGGTCGTTTAAAATCCTACCTCATCGAAATTACACGTGATATTTTTGCCTACAAAAAAAAGGGAGAAGACCATCTTTTCTTTAACGATATTAAAGATGAAGCAAAAGCAAAAGGAACAGGGAAATGGACTTCGCAAGCAGCCATGGATTTAGCTGTTCCCGTGCCGATGATCGATATTGCTGTTTCGATGCGTGATCTTTCAAAATACAAAGAGCTCCGAACTGAAGCTTCAAAATTATATCCAGATGCTACGAAATCCGATTTAAAAGATAAAACTGAGTCTATAGAAAAATTAGAGCAGGCGTTTTATTTTTCGATGGTTTCCGCTTATGCGCAAGGAATGCATTTGCTCGATCAGGCTAATGTAGAATTTAAATATAATCTGAACTTAGATGTAATTGCAAAAATCTGGCGTGGCGGCTGTATTATCCGTTCAGAATTTTTAGAAGACATTTATGCAGCCTACAAGAACAATCCAAAATTGGCTCATTTGTTTTTGGATGATTCCATTCACAAAAGTCTTGTTAAAAGTATTCCCGGAATTAGAAATGTTGTTTCAGAAGCGGTTCTTAGTGGAATCGCAGTTCCAACTTATTCAGTTGCTTTAAGTTATTTTGATAATGTTAGAAGTGAAGAAATGCCGGCAAATCTCATTCAGGCGCAACGTGATTTTTTTGGTTCGCATACGTACGAACTTAAAGGGAAAGAAGGCGTTTTCCATACCGATTGGGAAGATCCAAATCATTGA
- the zwf gene encoding glucose-6-phosphate dehydrogenase — translation MVKTSYKKSNPAILIIFGGTGDLSKRKIIPALYNLFLEDRLPDKFAIIGTSRGKLTDEKYRTVLLNGINEFSRRGKAQKEDWAKFSANITYESADIKDPVSYKKFASNIEALKSEWKVDASLLYYCAVSPDLFCTIAENISQSKIENNKDTTRIIIEKPFGRDLESAKSLNKKLLTIFDEKQIYRIDHYLGKEVVQNIMAFRFANAIMEPLWNRNHIEHVQISVTEQIGVEDRGNYFDNAGILRDMIQNHLLQLLCIIAMEPPINFNADLVRDRKVEVLKAMRKIVPGMIDTIAVRGQYGPGWVEGKEVPGYREEKDVNPASNTETYAAMKFYVDNWRWQGVPFYLRTGKRLFKSASHITIQFKEVPHNMFNNQERNIPKQNRLIISIQPDMAISFQLESKTPGLEMTLNTVDMIFDYAGKTRVDAPEAYETLLLDVISGDQTLFMRADQVEIAWEVIMPVLDYWENTKMANFPNYPADSWGPENAEALIAKDGYHWFNLPDTK, via the coding sequence ATGGTAAAAACTTCGTATAAAAAATCAAATCCCGCGATTTTAATTATTTTCGGCGGCACTGGCGATCTTAGTAAAAGAAAGATCATACCGGCGCTATACAACCTTTTCTTGGAAGATCGATTGCCTGATAAATTTGCAATTATAGGAACTTCACGTGGTAAATTAACGGATGAGAAATACAGAACTGTTTTATTAAATGGTATCAATGAATTTTCCCGGAGAGGAAAAGCCCAAAAAGAAGATTGGGCAAAATTCTCTGCAAATATAACTTATGAAAGCGCTGATATTAAAGATCCTGTTTCTTATAAAAAATTTGCCTCCAATATCGAAGCTCTAAAATCAGAATGGAAGGTAGATGCCTCACTGTTATATTATTGCGCGGTTTCACCTGATTTATTTTGCACCATTGCAGAAAATATATCACAAAGTAAAATAGAAAATAATAAAGACACGACTCGTATTATAATAGAGAAACCGTTTGGTAGAGATCTGGAGTCCGCAAAATCGTTAAACAAAAAATTGCTCACCATTTTTGATGAAAAGCAGATTTATAGAATTGATCATTATTTAGGAAAAGAGGTCGTTCAGAATATTATGGCTTTCCGCTTTGCCAATGCGATTATGGAGCCGCTTTGGAACCGTAATCATATTGAACATGTACAAATTTCAGTGACCGAACAAATCGGCGTGGAAGATCGTGGAAATTATTTCGATAATGCTGGAATTCTTCGTGATATGATTCAAAATCACCTACTGCAATTACTCTGTATTATTGCCATGGAGCCGCCTATAAATTTTAATGCCGACCTTGTTCGTGACCGAAAAGTAGAAGTTTTAAAAGCCATGCGGAAAATTGTTCCTGGGATGATTGATACGATTGCGGTAAGAGGTCAGTATGGGCCAGGTTGGGTAGAAGGAAAAGAAGTTCCAGGCTATCGTGAAGAAAAAGATGTGAACCCCGCCTCTAATACTGAAACCTACGCAGCGATGAAGTTTTATGTAGATAACTGGCGTTGGCAGGGAGTTCCATTTTATCTACGCACAGGGAAAAGGTTGTTTAAATCTGCCTCTCATATAACAATTCAGTTTAAGGAAGTTCCTCACAATATGTTCAATAACCAAGAGCGCAATATTCCGAAACAGAATAGATTGATCATTAGTATACAACCAGATATGGCCATCAGTTTCCAACTGGAAAGCAAAACTCCAGGGCTTGAAATGACGTTGAATACGGTGGATATGATTTTTGATTACGCGGGTAAAACAAGAGTAGATGCACCAGAGGCTTACGAAACACTTTTGTTGGATGTGATTTCTGGCGATCAAACTTTATTTATGCGGGCAGATCAAGTAGAAATTGCGTGGGAGGTGATCATGCCTGTTCTTGATTATTGGGAAAATACTAAAATGGCAAATTTCCCGAATTATCCAGCCGATTCCTGGGGCCCGGAAAATGCCGAAGCCCTTATTGCGAAAGATGGTTATCATTGGTTTAACCTTCCAGATACTAAATAA
- the pgl gene encoding 6-phosphogluconolactonase yields the protein MDLHIYNNVDEVMNALAQSICHASELAIKKRGRFNFVLSGGSSPRKLYELLASKNYHNKIAWNKTYFFFGDERFVPENDSQRNSLMVKEVLFDPLKITKSHIFNVNTTGSPEEAAQKYQKAITSHFQTEPVEFDFILLGLGDNSHTASLFPNTPVLEETEATVKSVFVKEVDMYRITMTAPLINQARNIAFLVFGEGKAEAVFHVLKDPSGSDKKYPARLIKRQEKKVQWFLDRTAAARL from the coding sequence ATGGACTTACATATTTATAATAATGTTGATGAGGTGATGAACGCTTTGGCGCAGTCCATTTGTCATGCTTCAGAATTAGCAATTAAGAAGCGCGGACGGTTCAACTTTGTTCTTTCTGGTGGAAGTTCGCCACGCAAATTATATGAACTTTTAGCTTCCAAAAATTACCATAATAAGATTGCCTGGAATAAAACTTATTTCTTCTTTGGTGATGAAAGATTTGTTCCTGAAAATGATTCACAAAGAAATTCGTTAATGGTAAAAGAGGTTTTATTTGATCCTCTGAAGATTACAAAATCTCATATATTTAATGTCAATACAACCGGTTCTCCGGAAGAAGCAGCGCAAAAATATCAAAAGGCAATAACATCCCATTTTCAGACAGAACCAGTTGAATTCGATTTTATTCTTTTGGGTCTTGGCGACAATTCACATACTGCGTCACTTTTTCCAAATACTCCAGTTCTCGAAGAAACCGAAGCGACAGTTAAATCAGTATTCGTGAAAGAAGTGGACATGTACCGAATAACGATGACGGCACCTTTGATTAATCAAGCGAGGAATATAGCTTTTTTAGTTTTTGGAGAAGGTAAAGCTGAAGCAGTATTTCACGTGTTGAAAGATCCGTCTGGATCAGACAAGAAATATCCAGCACGCTTAATTAAAAGGCAAGAAAAGAAAGTACAATGGTTTTTAGACCGTACTGCGGCTGCTCGATTATAG
- the pgi gene encoding glucose-6-phosphate isomerase has protein sequence MFPKVNPTETAAWKALIAHQTQMKKVQMKDLFKNDSDRFEKMSLQFGDILFDYSKNIISDQTLEMLRQLAEECKLKEARKAMFAGEKINETEDRAVMHTALRNFSDQPVTIDGEDIMPEVRETRQKMKSFCEKIHSAKWKGYSGKKIKNIVNIGIGGSDLGPVMVTEALKPYWIEGIQAYFVSNVDGTQIVETLKHLNPEETLFTIASKTFTTQETMTNAHTAREWFLKSAKDEKFVAKHFVALSTNEKGVKDFGIDAENMFIFWDWVGGRYSLWSSIGLSIALTIGYDNFEQLLKGAESTDHHFRDTDFKENIPVIMALVGLWYTNFFGSETEAIFPYDQYMHRFPAYFQQGNMESNGKHTDRNGKNVTYSTGPVVWGEPGTNGQHAFYQLIHQGTHLIPCDFIAPAISHNPIGQHHPILVSNFFAQTEALMNGKTTAQVTTELKEKGMAKSEMEKLIPFKVFTGNKPTNSFLIKEITPYSLGALTALYEHKIFVQGVIWNIFSFDQWGVELGKQLAQNVLPELGNNKEVKSHDASTNGLINAYKKWRKQAKL, from the coding sequence ATGTTTCCTAAAGTAAATCCCACCGAAACAGCGGCTTGGAAAGCATTAATTGCACACCAAACCCAGATGAAAAAAGTACAGATGAAAGATCTTTTTAAAAACGATTCTGACAGGTTTGAAAAAATGTCTCTTCAGTTTGGCGATATCCTTTTTGATTATTCTAAAAATATAATCAGCGATCAAACTCTTGAAATGCTGCGGCAACTTGCTGAGGAATGTAAATTGAAAGAGGCGAGGAAAGCAATGTTTGCGGGAGAAAAAATCAACGAAACTGAGGATCGTGCCGTAATGCATACGGCGTTACGAAATTTTTCAGATCAGCCAGTAACCATTGACGGCGAAGATATTATGCCTGAGGTTCGGGAAACACGCCAGAAGATGAAATCTTTTTGTGAGAAAATTCACAGCGCAAAATGGAAAGGTTATTCAGGAAAAAAAATAAAAAATATCGTCAACATCGGAATCGGTGGAAGCGACCTTGGACCTGTAATGGTCACCGAAGCATTGAAACCTTATTGGATCGAAGGAATTCAGGCGTATTTTGTTTCTAATGTGGATGGAACTCAGATCGTGGAAACCCTGAAACATCTGAATCCGGAAGAAACACTTTTCACCATTGCATCTAAAACTTTTACGACTCAGGAAACGATGACGAACGCTCATACCGCTCGTGAATGGTTTTTGAAATCGGCTAAGGATGAAAAATTTGTTGCTAAACATTTTGTAGCACTTTCAACCAATGAAAAAGGGGTGAAAGATTTCGGAATTGATGCGGAGAATATGTTCATTTTTTGGGATTGGGTTGGTGGTCGATATAGCCTTTGGAGCAGCATCGGACTTTCCATCGCATTAACTATTGGCTATGACAATTTTGAGCAATTACTTAAAGGCGCCGAGTCCACGGATCATCATTTTAGAGATACCGATTTTAAAGAAAATATTCCTGTAATTATGGCCTTGGTTGGATTGTGGTACACCAATTTTTTCGGTTCAGAAACAGAAGCTATTTTTCCTTACGATCAATATATGCATCGTTTCCCAGCTTATTTTCAACAGGGAAATATGGAGAGCAACGGAAAACATACCGATCGAAATGGTAAGAATGTAACTTACAGCACGGGACCGGTAGTTTGGGGAGAACCCGGAACGAATGGTCAACACGCGTTTTATCAATTGATTCATCAGGGAACGCATTTGATTCCATGTGATTTTATTGCGCCGGCGATTAGTCATAATCCTATTGGGCAGCATCATCCGATCTTGGTTTCCAACTTTTTCGCCCAGACGGAAGCCTTGATGAATGGAAAAACTACGGCTCAAGTTACCACTGAATTGAAAGAAAAGGGAATGGCAAAATCAGAAATGGAAAAATTAATTCCGTTTAAAGTTTTTACAGGGAATAAACCGACCAACTCTTTTTTAATTAAAGAAATTACACCCTATTCTTTGGGTGCACTTACGGCACTTTATGAGCATAAAATATTTGTACAGGGAGTGATCTGGAACATTTTCAGTTTTGACCAATGGGGTGTTGAGCTTGGTAAACAGTTAGCCCAAAACGTCCTTCCGGAACTTGGGAATAATAAAGAAGTAAAATCCCATGACGCTTCAACGAATGGATTGATCAATGCTTATAAAAAGTGGCGCAAACAGGCTAAGTTATAA
- a CDS encoding DUF6600 domain-containing protein — MKTTNTSTNTLKKLLKNVFIFALFIAIYANFGITKVFAQSRISASITYQSFYDNLSPYGNWIEYPGYDHVWSPNVDGDFRPYLTNGNWEYTNDGWAWASNYDWGWAPFHYGRWIYDPQYGWLWIPGYEWSPAWVTWGQVDNYFAWAPLGPRVNVGYAYNNWRPNSIYWNIVPREHIYDRDVSRYAEDRDRDNSFVNRIQTIDNFNRTSIHNQYYSRGPELKNVEQYTNRKISPVSIQSADRMMPAKREGNNLQIYRPAVVHPQPTVFKRMNSDSTPMRNEGDAGVISNQRSNQQNNADVLRSQSVENARQNQNGNLRNTPAVGNVPQNQNSQVRKTQSVQRVPQSQNTNVRKTEPIENVPQNQNMEVRRSQPAENMPPVQHMEEQRMPPVDRSMQRQNIERMPEMRSPAGSFESSRAPENSGRRK, encoded by the coding sequence ATGAAAACAACTAACACCAGTACGAATACATTGAAAAAGCTACTTAAAAATGTTTTCATATTCGCACTATTTATTGCGATTTACGCGAATTTTGGGATAACCAAAGTTTTTGCACAATCCCGAATTTCTGCCTCAATCACTTATCAATCTTTTTACGATAATCTTTCTCCTTATGGAAATTGGATTGAGTATCCGGGCTATGATCATGTTTGGAGTCCAAATGTGGATGGTGATTTTCGACCTTATTTAACCAATGGAAATTGGGAATATACGAATGACGGTTGGGCCTGGGCTTCCAATTACGATTGGGGTTGGGCACCGTTCCATTATGGCCGTTGGATTTATGATCCTCAATATGGATGGTTATGGATTCCTGGTTACGAGTGGTCGCCAGCCTGGGTGACTTGGGGACAGGTTGATAATTATTTTGCCTGGGCACCTTTAGGACCGCGTGTAAATGTAGGTTATGCTTATAATAATTGGAGACCAAATTCGATTTACTGGAATATCGTTCCGAGAGAACATATTTACGACAGAGATGTTTCAAGATATGCTGAAGATAGAGACAGAGACAATTCCTTTGTGAACAGGATTCAAACAATCGATAATTTTAATAGAACTTCTATTCATAATCAATATTATTCAAGAGGGCCAGAATTAAAAAATGTTGAACAATACACCAATCGTAAGATTTCTCCTGTATCCATTCAATCAGCTGATAGAATGATGCCTGCAAAAAGAGAGGGTAACAATTTACAAATTTACCGTCCTGCAGTAGTTCATCCGCAACCCACCGTTTTCAAAAGGATGAACAGTGACAGTACTCCGATGAGAAATGAAGGTGATGCTGGAGTTATTTCAAATCAAAGATCAAATCAACAAAATAATGCGGATGTTCTAAGATCACAATCTGTAGAGAATGCCCGCCAAAATCAAAATGGGAATTTGCGTAATACACCAGCTGTAGGAAATGTTCCTCAAAATCAAAATTCGCAGGTGAGGAAAACACAGTCCGTACAAAGAGTTCCTCAAAGCCAAAATACGAATGTGCGAAAAACAGAACCTATCGAGAATGTTCCCCAAAATCAAAATATGGAGGTTAGGAGATCGCAACCTGCAGAGAATATGCCTCCAGTTCAACATATGGAAGAACAGAGAATGCCACCTGTAGATCGATCTATGCAAAGACAAAATATAGAACGTATGCCAGAAATGAGAAGTCCGGCAGGTTCTTTTGAAAGTAGTAGAGCGCCTGAAAATTCAGGAAGAAGAAAGTAA
- a CDS encoding TolC family protein has protein sequence MRTTASIFLFLTSIFGMAQQEQLPLSDAISLTIANNPKLKKGQALINAAAARIQQSKSNYYPQLSANGNYTRIDPTGFVPFPTAQGVQNLSFIPNDNYNANVTLQMNLFDFGRTATGVKIAENGEQISETSLQLKKQELALKTIQVFYQIHFLQQAILVQQKQLDALQLTLKQTKELKDNGEATNFELLTTEVKIASAENKMSDLMTSLDIAFIQMEQLTGAQNLKYKEFVNDWLEVKQPDSLSTEHSIDNRPEYKLAKLQEETAALQEKLARKNYNPYLFANVQGGYKNAIQPNINELKLNYVAVAQLTIPIFSGFKNKYMLQEAKANKEAARFETQDTEVNINAEIAQTLENLKNSFDKIARSQLQVEQARRATEIAQKKYKNGLLTNLDLLDFENSLAEAEINQLNVIFAYTLNSFQLKKAMGISLY, from the coding sequence ATGAGGACTACAGCAAGTATTTTTTTATTCTTGACCAGCATTTTCGGAATGGCACAACAAGAACAATTGCCACTTTCAGATGCGATTTCATTGACCATTGCAAACAATCCAAAATTAAAAAAAGGACAAGCATTGATCAATGCAGCCGCTGCAAGAATTCAACAGTCCAAAAGCAATTACTATCCACAGCTAAGCGCTAATGGTAATTATACTCGCATAGATCCAACTGGTTTTGTTCCTTTTCCTACCGCTCAGGGAGTTCAGAATTTATCATTTATTCCCAATGATAATTACAATGCGAACGTTACGTTGCAGATGAATTTATTTGATTTTGGAAGAACTGCAACCGGAGTGAAAATTGCCGAAAATGGAGAACAGATTTCAGAGACTTCATTGCAATTAAAGAAACAGGAACTTGCTCTGAAAACCATTCAGGTTTTTTATCAGATTCATTTTTTGCAACAGGCGATTTTGGTACAACAAAAACAATTAGATGCTTTACAATTAACTTTAAAACAAACAAAAGAACTAAAAGACAATGGCGAGGCCACCAATTTTGAGTTGCTTACCACAGAAGTGAAAATTGCTTCGGCTGAAAATAAGATGTCGGATTTGATGACAAGTTTAGACATCGCATTTATTCAAATGGAACAACTAACGGGAGCACAAAATTTAAAATATAAAGAATTTGTAAATGATTGGCTGGAGGTAAAACAACCTGATTCTTTAAGCACAGAACATTCAATAGACAATCGCCCGGAATATAAATTGGCAAAACTGCAAGAGGAAACTGCAGCTTTGCAAGAAAAATTGGCTCGTAAAAATTATAATCCATATCTCTTTGCAAATGTTCAGGGAGGTTATAAAAATGCTATTCAGCCAAATATCAATGAACTCAAACTTAATTATGTGGCGGTCGCTCAATTGACCATTCCTATTTTTTCTGGATTTAAAAATAAATATATGCTTCAGGAAGCCAAGGCAAATAAAGAAGCAGCAAGGTTTGAAACCCAAGATACGGAAGTAAACATTAATGCAGAAATAGCGCAAACACTTGAAAATCTGAAAAATTCTTTTGATAAAATTGCGCGTTCCCAACTTCAGGTAGAGCAGGCTAGAAGAGCAACTGAAATTGCACAAAAAAAATATAAAAATGGACTCTTGACGAATTTAGATCTTTTAGATTTTGAAAACTCTTTAGCCGAAGCAGAAATTAACCAGTTGAATGTAATATTCGCTTATACTCTGAACAGTTTTCAACTAAAAAAAGCGATGGGCATTTCTTTATATTAA
- a CDS encoding HlyD family secretion protein, which yields MENNVDPPKKSKKRIGFILIGIIVLVGLFFGIKYLMYVLKHVSTDNAQLQTDVYQLIPQVSGRIKKSYVKDFQDVKKGDTLFIIDTDDYSIRVTSAQASLQNAIANLEVAKRSPSTLRTGLGVPSSNIKAVEAVNIKAQQDLARGKNLVEDDVITRASYDALKASADAAAAQYQAAKVQYNVSQKQIGTADDQIKAAEAVVAMRQADLANAKLLYSYTTIIAPADGQLSETKIQQGQFVQAGQPITTMLGSSVWVIANFKETQLRKIHKDYKAIITVDAYPKKDFKGKVTSLSPATGATFSLLPPDNATGNFVKVVQLVPVKIEFIGSIPSNYNLEAGMSVNVSIATKQ from the coding sequence ATGGAAAACAACGTAGATCCTCCTAAAAAATCCAAAAAAAGGATCGGTTTTATATTGATTGGGATTATTGTTCTCGTTGGACTTTTCTTCGGAATAAAATATCTTATGTACGTTCTTAAGCATGTCTCCACAGACAATGCCCAATTACAGACTGATGTTTACCAACTTATTCCACAGGTTTCAGGACGGATCAAAAAATCGTATGTCAAGGATTTTCAAGATGTAAAAAAAGGCGATACGCTTTTCATTATTGATACTGATGATTATTCTATTCGAGTAACTTCAGCACAAGCCAGTCTTCAAAACGCGATTGCAAATTTGGAAGTTGCCAAAAGGAGTCCCAGTACTTTACGAACCGGTTTGGGCGTTCCAAGTTCAAATATTAAAGCGGTGGAAGCGGTCAATATTAAAGCCCAACAGGATTTGGCAAGAGGAAAAAATCTTGTGGAGGATGATGTAATAACCCGAGCCAGTTATGATGCCTTAAAAGCTTCAGCCGATGCAGCCGCCGCGCAATATCAAGCTGCCAAGGTACAGTATAACGTTTCGCAAAAGCAGATTGGCACAGCAGATGACCAGATAAAAGCAGCGGAAGCAGTCGTGGCAATGCGACAAGCGGATCTTGCAAATGCCAAATTGCTTTATTCATACACCACGATTATCGCGCCGGCAGATGGTCAGCTTTCAGAAACCAAAATTCAGCAAGGACAGTTTGTGCAAGCAGGTCAGCCAATAACGACCATGCTTGGCAGTTCAGTTTGGGTTATTGCAAATTTTAAGGAAACCCAACTTCGGAAAATTCACAAGGATTATAAGGCCATTATTACCGTAGATGCTTATCCCAAAAAAGATTTTAAAGGGAAAGTTACCTCGCTTTCTCCTGCTACCGGTGCAACATTTTCATTGTTACCGCCGGATAATGCGACAGGAAATTTTGTAAAAGTAGTACAATTAGTTCCTGTTAAGATTGAATTTATTGGCAGTATTCCATCCAACTATAATTTGGAGGCTGGCATGAGTGTAAATGTAAGTATAGCAACAAAACAGTAA
- a CDS encoding DHA2 family efflux MFS transporter permease subunit, translated as MAEVGLKKWMITITVILCSMLELVDISIVNVAITDMMGNLGATINDVSWVIAAYAIANVIIIPMAGFLSERFGRRNYFITSVVVFTIASVCCGLSTSIWELVAFRFVQGMAGGALLTTSQTILVETFPEEELGLANGLFGMGIIVGPTIGPTLGGVIVDNLSWHWIFFINLPIGIIATILAFSFIKSQAGYNPKAVKAKIDWLGIFLLIIGIGSLQLMLEKGKEEEWFQSTFIIILTAISIFGIIAFIVRMLRHKDPLVDLKILRHRNVSIGTFMAFILGFGLFGTVFIYPIFTQQILGYTATQTGELLIPGALLGGVSMPIVGKLVQKGISPKYLIPIGFVVFATFTFLMASIITPNTDQGNFFIPLLLRGMGIGFLFLPLTILSLQGLKGRDVSQSAGLTNMMRQLGGSFGIAILATYLTNREQFNLERIGLHLNSNDPMVMQRVQNIINGFVAKGTNAFEAKQQAYRVLEGMLMKQAYLVTYIDTFIMLGVFFIACIPIVFLIKKYKVGGTEKQMPMP; from the coding sequence ATGGCAGAAGTAGGCCTCAAAAAATGGATGATTACGATAACCGTAATACTTTGTTCTATGCTGGAACTGGTGGATATTTCTATTGTAAATGTCGCCATTACAGATATGATGGGAAATCTCGGAGCAACCATTAATGACGTAAGCTGGGTGATTGCTGCTTATGCCATTGCCAATGTAATCATTATCCCAATGGCTGGTTTTTTATCTGAAAGATTTGGGCGTCGTAACTATTTTATTACTTCGGTCGTTGTTTTTACCATTGCTTCAGTTTGTTGTGGATTGTCCACAAGCATTTGGGAATTGGTGGCTTTTCGATTTGTTCAAGGAATGGCGGGCGGTGCATTACTTACTACTTCCCAAACCATTTTGGTAGAGACTTTTCCGGAAGAAGAATTGGGACTTGCTAATGGTCTTTTTGGAATGGGCATTATCGTTGGGCCGACAATTGGGCCGACATTGGGTGGCGTTATCGTTGACAATCTTTCGTGGCACTGGATCTTTTTTATTAATTTGCCTATCGGAATAATTGCTACTATTTTGGCATTTAGTTTCATAAAAAGTCAAGCTGGTTATAACCCTAAAGCGGTAAAGGCTAAAATTGACTGGTTAGGTATTTTCTTATTGATAATAGGCATAGGTTCTTTGCAACTCATGCTTGAAAAAGGAAAGGAAGAAGAATGGTTTCAATCTACTTTTATCATCATTCTTACCGCTATTTCTATTTTTGGGATTATCGCATTTATTGTAAGAATGCTTCGTCATAAAGATCCGCTCGTGGATTTAAAAATTTTACGGCATAGAAATGTTTCCATCGGAACTTTTATGGCTTTCATTTTAGGTTTTGGACTTTTTGGAACGGTGTTTATTTATCCGATTTTTACGCAACAAATTTTAGGTTACACTGCTACCCAAACTGGTGAACTTCTGATTCCCGGTGCATTGTTGGGAGGTGTTTCAATGCCAATCGTTGGGAAACTGGTACAAAAGGGAATTTCGCCCAAATATTTAATCCCTATCGGATTTGTAGTTTTTGCCACTTTTACTTTTTTAATGGCGAGCATCATTACCCCAAATACCGATCAAGGTAACTTTTTCATTCCACTATTGTTAAGAGGTATGGGAATTGGTTTTTTGTTTTTACCGTTAACAATCCTATCATTACAGGGCCTGAAAGGAAGAGATGTTTCACAATCTGCAGGACTAACTAATATGATGCGACAATTGGGTGGCTCATTTGGGATCGCCATATTGGCAACCTATTTAACGAACAGAGAACAATTTAACCTAGAAAGAATAGGACTGCATTTAAACAGCAACGATCCTATGGTAATGCAGCGCGTTCAAAATATAATTAATGGTTTTGTAGCAAAAGGGACTAACGCTTTTGAGGCAAAACAGCAAGCTTATAGAGTGCTTGAAGGGATGTTGATGAAACAGGCTTATCTGGTTACTTATATCGATACATTCATAATGCTTGGTGTTTTTTTTATCGCCTGCATCCCAATTGTATTTTTAATTAAAAAATATAAAGTTGGTGGAACGGAGAAACAGATGCCAATGCCTTGA